In a single window of the Methanofollis ethanolicus genome:
- a CDS encoding alpha/beta fold hydrolase — translation MIRVRTYGSAPRKVAVVHGGPGAAGEMAPVAERLSGVAGIVEPLQTETTVDGQGVELAEALRTYGAVPVTLIGYSWGAWLSLIVAARYPSYVRKVVCVGSGVFEEACAADLMTTRLGRLAPEEREEAESLVLTLGVPSAGDRDAMLARFGRLMAKADTYCPLSRDARARRDGDAALCRVDEEIHRKVWAEAHALRKNGRLLEICRDVQCPVVAVHGDYDPGPVEGVRAPLSRTLRDFRFILLEKCGHCPWVEEEACNLFFDILIREIA, via the coding sequence ATGATCCGGGTGCGCACGTACGGTTCGGCGCCGAGGAAGGTCGCCGTGGTCCATGGCGGACCGGGCGCTGCCGGGGAGATGGCGCCGGTGGCAGAGAGGTTGTCCGGCGTTGCGGGTATAGTAGAGCCCCTCCAGACCGAAACGACGGTTGACGGGCAGGGTGTCGAACTGGCGGAGGCCCTGAGGACGTACGGCGCCGTCCCCGTGACCCTGATCGGCTACTCGTGGGGCGCCTGGCTGAGCCTGATCGTCGCCGCCCGCTACCCGTCGTATGTCCGGAAGGTGGTGTGCGTCGGCAGCGGGGTGTTCGAAGAGGCCTGTGCGGCCGACCTCATGACGACGCGCCTCGGCCGTCTGGCGCCCGAAGAGCGGGAGGAGGCGGAGTCCCTGGTCCTCACCCTGGGGGTGCCTTCGGCCGGGGACAGGGATGCGATGCTGGCGAGGTTCGGGCGCTTGATGGCGAAAGCGGACACGTATTGTCCTCTCTCCCGTGATGCCCGTGCCCGGAGGGATGGGGATGCGGCCCTCTGCCGGGTCGATGAAGAGATCCATAGGAAAGTCTGGGCTGAGGCCCATGCACTCCGGAAGAACGGGAGATTGCTGGAGATCTGTAGGGATGTCCAGTGTCCGGTCGTGGCGGTCCACGGTGATTACGACCCCGGCCCGGTCGAAGGGGTGCGAGCGCCTCTTTCACGCACTCTGCGCGATTTTCGGTTCATTCTCCTGGAGAAATGCGGTCATTGCCCCTGGGTTGAAGAGGAGGCGTGTAACCTGTTTTTTGATATCCTCATACGCGAGATCGCCTGA